One Micromonospora sp. WMMD812 genomic window carries:
- a CDS encoding 5-(carboxyamino)imidazole ribonucleotide synthase — protein sequence MDSRTGLPVVGMVGGGQLARMTHQASIALGQSLRVLALAPDDGAALVAADVQYGDHTDLAALRTFAKACDVVTFDHEHVPNEHIRTLAAEGVTLYPPADALRYAQDKRAMRERLSELGAPVPAWRPVGEPDDLVTFGAEVGWPVVLKAARGGYDGRGVWMVTDATHAAELAATLLAGGTELIVEERVPLRRELAVQVARSPFGQVAAYPVVETVQVDGICVEVLAPAPDLPEELALAAQQLAIDLATSLGVVGLLAVELFEVADGAGSRVVVNELAMRPHNSGHWTIEGARTSQFEQHLRAVLDYPMGDTALAAPVVVMANVLGGEPGGISIDERLHHLFAAEPGAKVHLYGKQVRPGRKIGHVTVLGDDLADVRARAARAARWLREGHE from the coding sequence ATGGATTCCCGTACCGGTCTGCCTGTTGTCGGCATGGTGGGTGGCGGCCAGCTGGCCCGGATGACCCACCAGGCCTCGATCGCCCTCGGCCAGTCACTGCGCGTCCTCGCGCTGGCCCCCGACGACGGCGCCGCCCTGGTCGCCGCCGACGTCCAGTACGGCGACCACACCGACCTCGCCGCGCTGCGCACCTTCGCCAAGGCCTGCGACGTGGTCACGTTCGACCACGAGCACGTGCCGAACGAGCACATCCGCACGCTCGCCGCCGAGGGTGTGACCCTGTACCCGCCGGCCGACGCGCTGCGCTACGCGCAGGACAAGCGCGCGATGCGGGAGCGGCTGAGCGAGCTGGGCGCCCCGGTGCCGGCCTGGCGACCGGTCGGCGAGCCGGACGACCTGGTCACGTTCGGTGCCGAGGTGGGCTGGCCGGTGGTGCTCAAGGCGGCCCGCGGTGGCTACGACGGGCGGGGCGTCTGGATGGTGACCGACGCGACGCACGCCGCCGAGCTGGCGGCCACGCTGCTCGCCGGGGGCACCGAGCTGATCGTCGAGGAGCGGGTGCCGCTGCGTCGGGAGCTGGCGGTGCAGGTGGCCCGTTCGCCGTTCGGGCAGGTCGCCGCGTACCCGGTGGTGGAGACCGTCCAGGTCGACGGCATCTGCGTCGAGGTGCTGGCCCCCGCGCCGGACCTGCCCGAGGAGCTGGCGCTCGCCGCCCAGCAGCTCGCCATCGACCTGGCCACGTCCCTGGGCGTGGTGGGTCTGCTGGCGGTGGAGCTGTTCGAGGTCGCCGACGGCGCCGGTAGCCGGGTCGTGGTCAACGAGCTGGCGATGCGGCCGCACAACTCCGGGCACTGGACGATCGAGGGTGCCCGGACGTCGCAGTTCGAGCAGCACCTGCGGGCCGTGCTGGACTACCCGATGGGAGACACGGCGCTCGCCGCGCCGGTCGTGGTGATGGCGAACGTGCTCGGGGGCGAGCCGGGCGGGATCTCCATCGACGAGCGGCTGCACCACCTCTTCGCCGCCGAGCCGGGCGCCAAGGTGCACCTCTACGGCAAGCAGGTTCGTCCGGGCCGCAAGATCGGGCACGTCACGGTGCTCGGTGACGACCTGGCCGACGTACGGGCGCGGGCCGCGCGCGCGGCCCGCTGGCTGCGCGAGGGACACGAGTGA
- a CDS encoding UDP-glucose/GDP-mannose dehydrogenase family protein has protein sequence MTIPYPNSQPVPAIAAVTPPSGAARPRVTFLGTGYLGATYAICYAELGYEVLGFDVDADKIAMLNAGQVPIHEPGLDELLKRNLAAGRLRFSTDMAETADFGDVHFICVGTPQRADGMGADLSYVEAAVTGLAQHLNRKALIVGKSTVPVGTAEWVEQLVGKHTAADLGIEVAWSPEFLQEGFAVDDVLRPNRIVVGVKSEWANGMLYAAHKGVFDLAATEDREVPLVVTDFATAELVKVAANAFLATKISFINAMAEVCEVAGGDVTQLARAIGYDPRIGNRFLQAGLGFGGACLPKDIRAFQARAQELGAGEALRFLHEVDLINQRRRSRVLHLAAELLGRRSGPAGPDLSGTRIAVLGATFKPNTDDVRDAPALAVAALLHKAGADVHVYDPQGTENARRAVPELTYEGSMTDAVTEADLVCVLTEWADFRNADPVALGELVTGRKVVDGRNCLDPALWTQAGWEYRGLGRP, from the coding sequence GTGACGATCCCGTACCCCAACAGCCAGCCGGTGCCCGCCATCGCCGCCGTGACGCCTCCCTCGGGCGCCGCGCGGCCGCGGGTGACCTTCCTGGGCACCGGCTACCTCGGTGCGACGTACGCCATCTGCTACGCGGAACTGGGCTACGAGGTGCTCGGCTTCGACGTCGACGCCGACAAGATCGCCATGCTCAACGCCGGCCAGGTGCCGATCCACGAGCCCGGCCTGGACGAGCTTCTCAAGCGCAACCTCGCCGCCGGGCGGCTGCGGTTCAGCACCGACATGGCCGAGACCGCCGACTTCGGTGACGTGCACTTCATCTGCGTTGGCACGCCGCAGCGCGCCGACGGCATGGGCGCCGACCTGTCGTACGTCGAGGCGGCGGTAACCGGCCTGGCCCAGCACCTGAACCGCAAGGCGCTGATCGTGGGCAAGTCCACCGTGCCGGTGGGCACCGCCGAGTGGGTGGAGCAGCTGGTCGGCAAGCACACCGCGGCCGACCTGGGGATCGAGGTGGCCTGGAGCCCCGAGTTCCTCCAGGAGGGCTTCGCCGTCGACGACGTGCTGCGGCCCAACCGGATCGTCGTCGGCGTGAAGAGCGAGTGGGCCAACGGCATGCTCTACGCCGCCCACAAGGGCGTCTTCGACCTGGCCGCCACCGAGGACCGCGAGGTGCCCCTGGTGGTCACCGACTTCGCCACCGCCGAGCTGGTCAAGGTCGCCGCCAACGCGTTCCTGGCCACCAAGATCTCGTTCATCAACGCGATGGCCGAGGTCTGCGAGGTCGCCGGGGGCGACGTCACCCAGCTCGCCCGGGCCATCGGCTACGACCCGCGGATCGGCAACCGCTTCCTCCAGGCCGGCCTCGGCTTCGGCGGCGCCTGCCTGCCCAAGGACATCCGCGCCTTCCAGGCCCGGGCCCAGGAGCTGGGCGCGGGCGAGGCGCTGCGCTTCCTGCACGAGGTCGACCTGATCAACCAGCGCCGCCGCAGCCGGGTGCTCCACCTCGCCGCGGAGCTGCTCGGCCGCCGCTCCGGCCCCGCCGGGCCGGACCTCTCCGGCACCCGGATCGCCGTGCTCGGCGCCACCTTCAAGCCCAACACCGACGACGTACGCGACGCCCCGGCGCTCGCGGTCGCGGCGCTCCTGCACAAGGCCGGGGCGGACGTCCACGTCTACGACCCGCAGGGCACCGAGAACGCCCGCCGGGCGGTGCCCGAGCTGACCTACGAGGGCAGCATGACCGACGCGGTGACCGAGGCGGACCTGGTCTGCGTGCTCACCGAGTGGGCCGACTTCCGCAACGCCGACCCGGTCGCCCTCGGCGAGCTGGTGACCGGCCGCAAGGTGGTCGACGGGCGCAACTGCCTCGACCCGGCACTGTGGACGCAGGCCGGCTGGGAGTACCGCGGCCTGGGCCGTCCCTGA
- a CDS encoding permease, with amino-acid sequence MATFQCSSCGRDIKPAVRCPHCGAEQPQWVEHLADIERSIAEMKARDAAIAREQRQIAAKMQAALFQRDILAHAGEERLKQTTRPRRVLRRRPGRRPPTATTGAPPRVPRQGAPAGPAEPPPPPPATWLDADDPEHPPEASSREVQNIPLGLGALLLGVAAVVFAAVATSSMDAVARLAILVVATVLLLLAPPVLAKRGLTSTAETIAAVGLLLVPLAGYALWAVDRIGNGGASGAVFAGVIFAVTAAVSVGYAGWTGLRVPRYAAVLAAQPVVPLLAYERITGPAGWALALTVVALLDLGLVRSGIVVERPVRRDLPEPPAPPPPAAAPRQRTADGRPEGAPEETGEVVSPVAAPVDSPVRPVPGLRELTWLLHGIAVAVALAYAVTALLRASTLPTATGAGLVLLLAAAAGLAGTLVLRRPPLPDVGAGILTLAVIGALSRIASVALPGRALLLIAAVIAVAGLAVRAVPEAARRGPQLASAVALTVSGLVVAGGALRAGVAPIRAALPAWAADLDGHPAELAASVGPAAGQLAASAFLLTVAAMLALPSGIRREFAVAGAALTALAVPASFGLGWALAPWPMVLAAVGIGVAGLSARTVRAAQAHAIGAAGVGLFGAGAGLARPALTTAVLLVLFVAGVLVAVAPRVRIAPAPADVVSAWAAGGAAFALPGAVAAFVTATAPTDPTPTPGSLREVTVPVLAAAFLAVCVTLGYAAIVQVSQRHIPAPLAVGTGLGALVVTAAAFGAPGATVADAWVGALLLVAAVLLFLAPSIDAGRRSDLTLDGSDLAAAAVTAALIATLVRVAAVLAPGGQLAVAAGLVLVVAVAARAMPDEWRRGPILGIAVGGLLIGLLAGWTALRGGVGVLATPGPIWAGDLSDWPAAPTGGSTWQAPVALALLALAAGILLPPPWKYDVSSVAMVLATIGVPAAFDLPWWSPVLVGGMVATVLGMAAVAAVDPRAALSRATAAGVVALHAAGAGLVRPWTTALALASITLIGMVVAGLARSLAAPLVEDVDTEGMPPHLAQIGGVATGAALLALPGAVAALAAEFGHSAQVVLTGALAASSLGLAAVAAARRQVPQYLPWASVAVAGGATVSALAAFPTGLDVGVYAAAAALLGVLAELARAATTPPAGSAQPVRRWSVLLNGALRRLPDDPERRRWRVSPAAGALAAAALPTALALASIARALEVALVEPHRTLTRIWEGPPPELLTPPQSAVDPTHVLTALLLTVTAALAATGFAGGRRARAVPVVLPGAAVTLLITPIALGSGWPASVLAALSVFTIAMLGLALTPPPSLVEPARSLRLARVLVFVIGLAAGGAGLAGSLATRELTLFTLGGAVGVGTVAALFGTTQRARILGWLFASLMAQLFVLTAGLVAGLAAVWSAFGVLAVGAVLQVFAATLPWLRRPEAQREAATVEWSGYAAALIALALAFDSPRHIAALLAAWGAVLGVAAARPGRRPVERRILFWAVVLCEITAWWILMRVADVALPEAYTLPFAALALLVGVLELRQRPDLSSWVAYGPALVAAFLPTLAIVLATESSTLRQVLLLLGAVAVLVFGSSSRQQAPVIVGATVTAITAIHALFAFGPWLALIPVGILLLVLGASNERRRRAQERLQSALRGMR; translated from the coding sequence GTGGCGACGTTTCAGTGCTCCTCGTGCGGTCGGGACATCAAGCCGGCCGTCCGCTGTCCGCACTGCGGCGCCGAGCAACCCCAGTGGGTCGAGCACCTGGCGGACATCGAGCGGTCCATAGCGGAGATGAAGGCGCGCGACGCCGCCATCGCCCGTGAGCAGCGACAGATCGCCGCCAAGATGCAGGCCGCGCTCTTCCAGCGGGACATCCTCGCGCACGCCGGGGAGGAGCGGCTCAAGCAGACCACCCGGCCACGCCGGGTGCTGCGCCGGCGGCCCGGCCGCCGCCCGCCCACCGCCACGACCGGCGCCCCGCCCCGGGTGCCCCGCCAGGGCGCGCCGGCCGGGCCCGCCGAGCCGCCCCCGCCGCCTCCGGCCACCTGGCTGGACGCCGACGATCCCGAGCACCCGCCGGAGGCCTCCTCCCGGGAGGTGCAGAACATCCCTCTCGGGCTGGGCGCCCTGCTGCTCGGCGTGGCCGCGGTGGTCTTCGCCGCGGTGGCGACCAGCTCGATGGACGCGGTGGCCCGGCTCGCCATCCTGGTCGTCGCGACCGTGCTGCTGCTGCTCGCCCCGCCCGTGCTCGCCAAGCGCGGGCTCACGTCGACCGCCGAGACGATCGCCGCGGTCGGCCTGCTGCTGGTGCCCCTCGCCGGGTACGCGCTCTGGGCGGTGGACCGGATCGGCAACGGCGGCGCCTCGGGCGCGGTCTTCGCCGGAGTGATCTTCGCGGTCACCGCGGCCGTCTCGGTCGGCTACGCCGGCTGGACCGGCCTGCGCGTGCCCCGCTACGCCGCCGTGCTCGCCGCCCAGCCGGTGGTGCCGCTGCTAGCGTACGAGCGCATCACCGGGCCGGCCGGCTGGGCGCTGGCGCTGACCGTGGTCGCCCTGCTCGACCTCGGGCTGGTCCGCTCCGGGATCGTGGTGGAGCGCCCCGTCCGCCGGGACCTGCCGGAGCCGCCGGCGCCGCCCCCACCGGCCGCGGCGCCCCGCCAGCGGACCGCCGACGGCCGCCCCGAGGGCGCGCCGGAAGAGACGGGCGAGGTGGTCTCGCCGGTGGCCGCACCGGTCGACTCCCCCGTCCGGCCGGTTCCCGGGCTGCGCGAGCTGACGTGGCTGCTGCACGGGATCGCGGTCGCGGTCGCCCTCGCCTACGCGGTCACCGCGCTCCTGCGCGCGAGCACCCTGCCGACCGCGACCGGCGCCGGGCTGGTGCTGCTGCTCGCCGCCGCGGCCGGCCTCGCCGGCACGCTGGTGCTGCGCCGCCCACCACTACCGGACGTCGGCGCCGGCATCCTCACCCTCGCCGTCATCGGCGCGCTGAGCCGGATCGCGTCGGTGGCGCTGCCGGGGCGGGCGCTGCTGCTGATCGCCGCGGTCATCGCGGTCGCCGGGCTGGCCGTCCGCGCCGTCCCGGAGGCGGCCCGGCGCGGGCCGCAGCTCGCCTCGGCGGTGGCGCTCACGGTAAGCGGGCTGGTGGTGGCCGGTGGCGCGCTGCGAGCCGGCGTCGCCCCGATCCGCGCCGCGCTCCCCGCCTGGGCGGCCGACCTCGACGGACACCCCGCCGAGCTGGCCGCTTCGGTCGGCCCGGCCGCCGGGCAGCTCGCCGCGAGCGCGTTCCTGCTCACCGTCGCCGCCATGCTGGCCCTGCCGTCGGGCATCCGCCGCGAGTTCGCGGTGGCCGGGGCGGCGCTGACCGCGCTGGCCGTCCCGGCCTCGTTCGGTCTCGGCTGGGCCCTGGCACCGTGGCCGATGGTGCTGGCCGCCGTCGGCATCGGGGTGGCGGGGCTCTCCGCTCGCACCGTCCGGGCCGCGCAGGCGCACGCGATCGGGGCCGCCGGGGTGGGCCTGTTCGGCGCGGGCGCGGGTCTGGCCCGACCCGCCCTCACCACGGCTGTCCTGCTGGTGCTCTTCGTCGCGGGCGTCCTGGTGGCGGTCGCGCCCCGGGTCCGGATCGCACCGGCCCCGGCCGACGTCGTCTCCGCCTGGGCCGCCGGCGGAGCGGCGTTCGCCCTCCCCGGGGCGGTGGCCGCCTTCGTCACCGCGACCGCGCCGACCGACCCGACACCCACCCCGGGGAGCCTGCGCGAGGTGACCGTGCCGGTGCTGGCGGCCGCCTTCCTGGCGGTCTGCGTGACGCTCGGGTACGCCGCGATCGTGCAGGTGTCCCAGCGGCACATCCCGGCGCCGCTGGCGGTCGGCACCGGGCTCGGCGCGCTGGTGGTGACCGCCGCCGCCTTCGGCGCCCCGGGCGCGACCGTCGCCGACGCGTGGGTCGGCGCGCTGCTGCTGGTCGCCGCCGTGCTGCTCTTCTTGGCCCCGTCGATCGACGCCGGCCGGCGCTCCGACCTCACCCTGGACGGTTCGGACCTCGCCGCCGCCGCGGTGACCGCGGCGCTGATCGCCACGCTGGTCCGGGTCGCGGCCGTGCTCGCCCCCGGTGGGCAGCTCGCGGTGGCGGCCGGGTTGGTGCTGGTCGTGGCCGTCGCCGCCCGGGCCATGCCCGACGAGTGGCGGCGCGGGCCGATCCTCGGCATCGCCGTGGGTGGCCTGCTGATCGGTCTGCTGGCCGGCTGGACCGCGCTGCGCGGCGGTGTCGGCGTGCTGGCCACCCCCGGCCCGATCTGGGCAGGTGACCTCTCCGACTGGCCGGCCGCGCCCACCGGGGGCTCGACCTGGCAGGCACCGGTAGCCCTGGCGCTGCTCGCGCTCGCGGCCGGGATCCTGCTGCCTCCCCCGTGGAAGTACGACGTCTCAAGCGTGGCGATGGTGCTCGCCACGATCGGCGTACCGGCCGCCTTCGACCTGCCCTGGTGGTCACCGGTCCTGGTCGGCGGCATGGTGGCCACCGTCCTCGGGATGGCCGCGGTGGCCGCGGTCGACCCACGGGCCGCGCTGTCCCGCGCCACCGCCGCCGGTGTGGTCGCCCTGCACGCGGCCGGCGCCGGCCTGGTCCGCCCGTGGACGACCGCGCTCGCGCTGGCCAGCATCACGCTGATCGGCATGGTGGTGGCAGGGCTCGCCCGTAGCCTCGCCGCACCCCTGGTGGAGGACGTCGACACCGAGGGAATGCCGCCGCACCTGGCGCAGATCGGGGGCGTCGCCACCGGCGCCGCGCTGCTCGCGCTCCCCGGCGCGGTCGCCGCGCTGGCGGCCGAATTCGGCCACTCGGCCCAGGTGGTGCTGACCGGAGCGCTGGCCGCGTCCAGCCTCGGGCTGGCGGCGGTGGCGGCGGCTCGCCGGCAGGTGCCGCAGTACCTGCCCTGGGCCAGTGTGGCCGTGGCCGGCGGCGCCACGGTCAGCGCCCTGGCCGCCTTCCCCACCGGCCTCGACGTCGGCGTGTACGCGGCCGCCGCGGCCCTGCTCGGCGTGCTGGCGGAGCTGGCCCGCGCGGCCACCACCCCGCCGGCCGGGTCGGCCCAACCAGTGCGGCGCTGGTCGGTGCTGCTGAACGGCGCCCTGCGACGGCTGCCGGACGACCCGGAGCGCCGCCGCTGGCGGGTCAGCCCGGCAGCCGGGGCGCTGGCCGCGGCCGCCCTGCCGACCGCCCTGGCGCTCGCCTCGATCGCGCGGGCCCTGGAGGTCGCGCTGGTCGAGCCGCACCGCACATTGACGAGGATCTGGGAGGGGCCGCCTCCGGAGCTGCTGACTCCGCCGCAGAGCGCGGTGGATCCGACCCACGTGCTGACCGCGCTGCTGCTCACCGTGACCGCCGCGCTGGCCGCCACCGGCTTCGCGGGCGGCCGGCGGGCGCGGGCGGTGCCGGTGGTGCTGCCGGGCGCGGCGGTGACGCTGCTGATCACTCCGATCGCGCTGGGCAGCGGCTGGCCCGCGAGCGTGCTCGCCGCGCTCTCGGTGTTCACCATCGCGATGCTCGGCCTGGCCCTGACCCCGCCACCGTCGCTGGTCGAGCCGGCCCGGTCGCTGCGACTGGCCCGGGTGCTGGTCTTCGTCATCGGCCTGGCCGCCGGCGGCGCCGGGCTGGCCGGCAGCCTGGCCACCCGGGAGCTGACGCTGTTCACCCTCGGCGGTGCGGTCGGCGTCGGCACGGTCGCGGCGCTCTTCGGCACCACCCAGCGGGCGCGGATCCTGGGTTGGCTCTTCGCCTCACTGATGGCCCAGCTCTTCGTGCTCACCGCGGGCCTGGTCGCCGGGCTCGCCGCGGTCTGGTCCGCGTTCGGGGTGCTCGCCGTCGGCGCGGTCCTGCAGGTCTTCGCCGCCACCCTGCCCTGGCTGCGCCGCCCGGAGGCACAGCGCGAGGCGGCCACGGTGGAGTGGAGCGGCTACGCGGCCGCGCTGATCGCGCTGGCGCTCGCCTTCGACTCGCCCCGGCACATCGCCGCCCTGCTGGCCGCCTGGGGCGCGGTGCTCGGGGTGGCCGCGGCCCGGCCCGGGCGCCGACCGGTGGAACGGCGGATCCTGTTCTGGGCCGTGGTGCTGTGCGAGATCACCGCCTGGTGGATCCTGATGCGGGTCGCCGACGTGGCGTTGCCGGAGGCGTACACGCTGCCGTTCGCCGCGCTGGCCCTGCTGGTCGGTGTGCTGGAGCTGCGTCAGCGGCCCGACCTGAGCAGCTGGGTGGCGTACGGGCCGGCGCTGGTCGCCGCGTTCCTGCCGACCCTGGCGATCGTGCTGGCCACCGAGTCGAGCACGCTGCGGCAGGTGCTCCTGCTGCTCGGCGCGGTCGCCGTTCTGGTCTTCGGCTCGTCGAGCCGCCAACAGGCACCGGTCATCGTCGGGGCGACGGTCACCGCGATCACCGCCATCCACGCGCTGTTCGCCTTCGGGCCGTGGCTGGCGCTGATCCCGGTCGGCATCCTGCTCCTGGTGCTCGGGGCGAGCAACGAGCGCCGCCGCCGCGCGCAGGAACGCCTGCAGTCCGCGCTGCGCGGCATGAGATGA
- the purE gene encoding 5-(carboxyamino)imidazole ribonucleotide mutase: MSTVGLIMGSDSDWPTMKAGAEVLDEFGVPYEVGVVSAHRTPVKMIEYGRTAADRGLKVIIAGAGGAAHLPGMVASVTPLPVIGVPVPLKHLDGMDSLLSIVQMPAGIPVATVSIGNARNAGLLAVRILAAGDADLRARMVAYQESLEQLVADKEAKLRATLP, translated from the coding sequence GTGAGCACGGTCGGGCTGATCATGGGCAGCGACTCGGACTGGCCGACCATGAAGGCTGGCGCCGAGGTCCTCGACGAGTTCGGGGTGCCCTACGAGGTCGGCGTGGTCTCCGCGCACCGGACCCCGGTCAAGATGATCGAGTACGGCCGCACCGCCGCGGACCGTGGCCTCAAGGTGATCATCGCGGGGGCCGGCGGCGCCGCCCACCTGCCCGGCATGGTCGCCTCGGTCACCCCGCTGCCGGTGATCGGCGTGCCGGTGCCGCTGAAGCACCTGGACGGGATGGACTCGCTGCTCTCCATCGTGCAGATGCCGGCGGGCATCCCGGTCGCCACCGTCTCGATCGGCAACGCCCGCAACGCGGGCCTGCTGGCCGTACGCATCCTCGCGGCGGGTGACGCTGACCTGCGCGCCAGGATGGTCGCCTACCAGGAGAGCCTGGAGCAGCTGGTCGCCGACAAGGAAGCCAAGCTCCGAGCCACCCTGCCCTGA
- a CDS encoding acyl-CoA dehydrogenase family protein — protein sequence MAAEESFDVYRLPEEHEAIREAVREVCAAKVAPNAAEADETGEFPKASYDALRAADFHAPHIPVEYGGAGADALATAIVIEEVARACASSSLIPAVNKLGTMPLILAGSEELKRRYLTPVAAGDAIFSYCLSEPEAGSDAASMTTRAVRDGDHWVLNGVKRWITNAGVSEFYTVFAVTDPSARSRGISAFVVEKSDPGVSFGAPEKKLGIKGSPTREVYLDNVRIPADRMIGAEGTGFATAMRTLDHTRVTIAAQAVGIAQGALDYAKGYVSERKQFGKAVAEFQGVQFMLADMGMKLEAARQLTYAAAGKSERGDADLTYFGAAAKCFASDAAMEITTDAVQLLGGYGYTRDYPVERMMRDAKITQIYEGTNQVQRIVMARQLLKG from the coding sequence ATGGCCGCAGAGGAGTCGTTCGACGTCTACCGCTTGCCCGAGGAGCACGAGGCGATCAGGGAGGCGGTCCGGGAGGTCTGCGCGGCGAAGGTGGCCCCGAACGCCGCCGAGGCGGACGAGACCGGCGAGTTCCCCAAGGCGTCGTACGACGCGCTGCGCGCCGCGGACTTCCACGCGCCGCACATCCCGGTCGAGTACGGCGGCGCCGGAGCGGACGCTCTGGCCACGGCCATCGTGATCGAGGAGGTCGCCCGGGCCTGTGCCTCGTCCTCGCTGATCCCGGCGGTCAACAAGCTCGGCACGATGCCGCTGATCCTGGCCGGCTCCGAGGAGCTCAAGCGGCGCTACCTGACCCCGGTCGCCGCCGGTGACGCGATCTTCTCCTACTGCCTCTCCGAGCCGGAGGCGGGCAGCGACGCCGCGTCCATGACCACCCGCGCGGTGCGTGACGGGGATCACTGGGTGCTGAACGGCGTGAAGCGGTGGATCACGAACGCCGGCGTGTCCGAGTTCTACACCGTCTTCGCCGTCACCGACCCGTCTGCCCGGTCGCGGGGGATCTCCGCGTTCGTGGTCGAGAAGTCCGACCCTGGCGTGAGCTTCGGCGCGCCGGAGAAGAAGCTCGGCATCAAGGGCTCGCCGACCCGTGAGGTCTACCTGGACAACGTACGGATCCCGGCGGACCGGATGATCGGCGCCGAGGGAACCGGCTTCGCCACCGCGATGCGCACCCTCGACCACACCCGGGTCACCATCGCCGCCCAGGCGGTCGGCATCGCCCAGGGCGCGCTCGACTACGCCAAGGGGTACGTGAGCGAGCGCAAGCAGTTCGGCAAGGCGGTCGCCGAGTTCCAGGGCGTCCAGTTCATGCTCGCCGACATGGGCATGAAGCTGGAGGCGGCCCGGCAGCTCACCTACGCGGCGGCCGGCAAGTCCGAGCGCGGCGACGCTGACCTGACCTACTTCGGCGCGGCGGCCAAGTGCTTCGCCTCCGACGCGGCCATGGAGATCACCACGGATGCGGTGCAGCTGTTGGGCGGCTACGGCTACACCCGGGACTACCCGGTCGAGCGGATGATGCGGGACGCCAAGATCACCCAGATCTACGAGGGCACCAACCAGGTCCAGCGCATCGTCATGGCCCGTCAGCTACTCAAGGGCTGA